In Salinibacterium sp. ZJ70, one DNA window encodes the following:
- a CDS encoding oxygenase MpaB family protein, whose protein sequence is MTTARDYLAEGSLVLGGGAALLLQLAHPTVARAVAAHSDFTRDPMRRLRHTLGYVYALGVGSPEVAETAARWVDDAHRGIPGATDAEPQLWVAATLYDTGTRVHDALFTPLREDVAEEVYAASARFGTSLQVPAELWPADRAAFAAYWEAMLPTLAVDDTARALAHAVLHPARGTVPGWVRLAMPLARLSTAALLPDAVRDAYRLPRRPRRERVALATARAIAHLAPRRIRQLPSRLLMPSAPTSLL, encoded by the coding sequence ATGACGACCGCCCGCGACTACCTCGCCGAGGGTTCGCTCGTGCTCGGCGGCGGGGCGGCGCTGCTGCTGCAGCTCGCGCATCCGACCGTCGCGCGTGCTGTCGCTGCGCACAGCGACTTCACCCGCGATCCGATGCGGCGGCTTCGGCACACCCTCGGCTACGTGTACGCGCTCGGTGTCGGCTCCCCCGAGGTCGCGGAGACCGCGGCCCGCTGGGTGGATGACGCCCACCGCGGGATCCCGGGAGCCACGGATGCGGAACCGCAGCTCTGGGTCGCGGCGACGCTCTACGACACGGGCACGCGCGTGCACGATGCCCTCTTCACCCCGCTCCGCGAGGACGTCGCCGAAGAGGTGTACGCCGCATCCGCCCGCTTCGGCACGAGCCTGCAGGTGCCCGCCGAGCTGTGGCCCGCCGACCGCGCGGCGTTCGCGGCGTACTGGGAGGCGATGCTGCCGACGCTCGCTGTCGACGACACCGCGCGCGCTCTCGCGCACGCGGTGCTGCATCCGGCGCGCGGCACCGTGCCCGGGTGGGTGCGTCTCGCGATGCCGCTCGCACGCCTCTCGACCGCAGCGCTGCTGCCGGATGCCGTGCGCGACGCGTACCGACTCCCCCGTCGCCCGCGGCGCGAACGCGTGGCCCTCGCGACGGCGCGCGCGATCGCGCACCTCGCCCCGCGGCGCATCCGTCAGCTGCCCTCGCGACTGCTCATGCCGTCCGCCCCCACTTCCCTTCTGTGA
- the sucC gene encoding ADP-forming succinate--CoA ligase subunit beta, with the protein MDLYEYQARDVFEKYGVPVLAGIVADTPAEARAAAEKIGGVTVVKAQVKTGGRGKAGGVKVAKTADDAEAAAEAILGLDIKGHVVKRVMVAQGADIAEEYYFSVLLDRANRSYLSLASYEGGMEIEQLAEERPDALARIEIDPLTGIDLDKAKEIAVAAKFPAEIVDKVAPVFVKLYEVYTGEDATLVEVNPLVLTGSGEIVALDGKVSLDGNASEVRHPEHEALEDKDAADPLEAKAKAAGLNYVKLDGQVGIIGNGAGLVMSTLDVVAYAGENHGGVKPANFLDIGGGASATVMADGLDVILGDEQVKSVFVNVFGGITSCVAVAEGIVKALEILGDAATKPLVVRLDGNQVEEGRAILAAANHPLVTVATSMDQGADKAAELAAK; encoded by the coding sequence GTGGATCTCTACGAGTACCAGGCCCGCGACGTGTTCGAGAAGTACGGGGTTCCCGTACTTGCTGGCATCGTCGCAGACACCCCCGCCGAGGCGCGAGCCGCGGCCGAGAAGATCGGCGGCGTGACCGTCGTCAAGGCGCAGGTCAAGACCGGAGGTCGCGGCAAGGCCGGCGGCGTCAAGGTCGCCAAGACTGCGGATGACGCGGAGGCCGCCGCAGAGGCGATCCTCGGTCTCGACATCAAGGGCCATGTCGTCAAGCGCGTCATGGTGGCCCAGGGTGCCGACATCGCGGAGGAGTACTACTTCTCGGTGCTGCTCGACCGCGCCAACCGCTCGTACCTGAGCCTCGCCTCCTACGAGGGCGGCATGGAGATCGAGCAGCTCGCCGAGGAGCGCCCCGACGCGCTCGCGCGCATCGAGATCGACCCGCTCACCGGCATCGACCTCGACAAGGCGAAGGAGATCGCGGTCGCCGCGAAGTTCCCCGCCGAGATCGTCGACAAGGTCGCCCCCGTCTTCGTGAAGCTCTACGAGGTGTACACGGGCGAAGACGCCACCCTCGTCGAGGTGAACCCGCTCGTGCTCACCGGATCCGGTGAGATCGTCGCGCTCGACGGCAAGGTCTCGCTCGACGGCAACGCGAGCGAGGTGCGTCACCCCGAGCACGAAGCGCTCGAGGACAAGGACGCCGCAGACCCGCTCGAGGCGAAGGCGAAGGCCGCGGGCCTCAACTACGTCAAGCTCGACGGCCAGGTCGGCATCATCGGCAACGGCGCGGGCCTCGTCATGTCGACGCTCGACGTCGTCGCGTACGCCGGTGAGAACCACGGCGGCGTCAAGCCCGCCAACTTCCTCGACATCGGAGGCGGCGCCTCGGCCACGGTCATGGCCGACGGCCTCGACGTCATCCTCGGCGACGAGCAGGTCAAGAGCGTGTTCGTGAACGTCTTCGGCGGCATCACCTCGTGCGTCGCCGTCGCGGAGGGCATCGTGAAGGCGCTGGAGATCCTCGGCGACGCGGCCACCAAGCCGCTCGTCGTCCGTCTCGACGGCAACCAGGTGGAGGAGGGCCGCGCGATCCTCGCGGCCGCCAACCACCCGCTCGTCACCGTTGCCACCTCGATGGACCAGGGCGCCGACAAGGCCGCCGAGCTGGCTGCGAAGTAA
- the sucD gene encoding succinate--CoA ligase subunit alpha, with protein sequence MSIFLNKDSKVIVQGITGGEGTKHTALMLKAGTQIVGGVNARKAGTTVEHDGGVTLPVFGTVKEAIEKTGADVSIAFVPPAFTKDAMIEAIDAEIPLLVVITEGVPVQDTAEAWAYAKSKGNKTRIIGPNCPGIITPGEALVGITPANITGKGPIGLVSKSGTLTYQMMYELRDLGFSTAIGIGGDPIIGTTHIDALAAFEADPETEAIVMIGEIGGDAEERAAEFIKANVTKPVIGYVAGFTAPEGKTMGHAGAIVSGSAGTAQAKKEALEAAGVKVGKTPSEAAALLREVLAAK encoded by the coding sequence ATGTCGATCTTCCTCAACAAGGACTCCAAGGTCATCGTCCAGGGCATCACCGGCGGCGAGGGCACCAAGCACACCGCCCTGATGCTGAAGGCGGGCACGCAGATCGTCGGCGGTGTCAACGCGCGCAAGGCCGGCACCACGGTCGAGCACGACGGCGGCGTCACGCTCCCCGTCTTCGGCACCGTCAAGGAGGCCATCGAGAAGACGGGCGCGGATGTGTCGATCGCGTTCGTTCCCCCGGCCTTCACGAAGGACGCGATGATCGAGGCCATCGACGCCGAGATCCCGCTGCTCGTGGTCATCACCGAGGGTGTGCCGGTTCAGGACACCGCCGAGGCGTGGGCCTACGCGAAGTCCAAGGGCAACAAGACCCGCATCATCGGCCCGAACTGCCCCGGCATCATCACCCCCGGTGAGGCGCTCGTCGGCATCACGCCCGCGAACATCACCGGCAAGGGACCGATCGGCCTCGTGTCGAAGTCGGGCACCCTGACCTACCAGATGATGTACGAGCTGCGTGACCTGGGCTTCTCGACCGCCATCGGCATCGGCGGCGACCCGATCATCGGCACGACCCACATCGACGCGCTCGCCGCGTTCGAGGCCGACCCCGAGACCGAGGCGATCGTCATGATCGGCGAGATCGGAGGCGACGCCGAGGAGCGTGCGGCCGAGTTCATCAAGGCGAACGTCACGAAGCCGGTCATCGGCTACGTCGCGGGCTTCACGGCCCCCGAGGGCAAGACCATGGGCCACGCCGGCGCGATCGTGTCCGGTTCGGCCGGCACTGCGCAGGCGAAGAAGGAGGCCCTCGAGGCCGCCGGCGTGAAGGTCGGCAAGACGCCGTCCGAGGCTGCCGCCCTGCTGCGCGAGGTCCTCGCCGCCAAGTAG
- a CDS encoding alpha/beta hydrolase, with the protein MASTPARRLGAVLATVLSASLLLSGCTLIPLFGPGGGSSNEVRPGPTRETVDPDLERFYTQELDWRSDCGTERVDCTDVTVPLDWSEPTGETITIAIARHRASGTPIGSLLVNPGGPGGSGFDFVAYSAPYIVSSEVLKRYDVIGFDPRGVGGSTGIECFADDADKDEYLYGTFANAYGTQGWLDELTARAADWTASCVSKTGELLGHLDAASVARDMDVIRALLGDTKLNYLGYSYGTYLGTMYAELFPKKVGRMVLDGAVDPAVGDLESLVTQMAGFDSALRAYMEWCLPQSDCPFRGGVDAALATVRQMLDTVDARKLTASDGRVLDSATVATAIIYTLYSESSWPELSTLFTQLRKMDADTVFLFADAYNDRDSLGEYSGNSMEIYTSVICNEGDLATDGVSTLDGIAQIDAAAPILGRYAAYDDYAVLDVVCSNWPFPVADLPTTFTAEGAAPIMVIGTTNDPATPYANAVALAEQLSSGFLVTYEGEGHTIYGNGVRCIDDIVDAYLISGTVPSGDPRC; encoded by the coding sequence ATGGCTTCGACCCCCGCCCGCCGCCTCGGCGCCGTGCTCGCCACCGTTCTGAGCGCGTCGCTTCTGCTGTCCGGCTGTACGCTCATCCCGCTGTTCGGCCCCGGGGGCGGCAGCTCCAACGAGGTGCGCCCCGGTCCGACGCGCGAGACGGTCGACCCCGATCTCGAGCGCTTCTACACGCAGGAGCTCGACTGGCGCTCTGACTGCGGCACGGAGCGCGTCGACTGCACGGATGTCACGGTGCCGCTCGACTGGTCGGAGCCGACGGGTGAGACGATCACGATCGCCATCGCGCGCCATCGAGCCTCGGGCACACCGATCGGCTCGCTGCTCGTGAACCCGGGCGGACCGGGCGGCTCAGGCTTCGACTTCGTTGCGTATTCGGCTCCCTACATCGTGAGCTCTGAGGTGCTGAAGCGATACGACGTCATCGGCTTCGACCCACGCGGCGTCGGCGGCTCGACGGGCATCGAGTGCTTCGCCGACGACGCGGACAAGGATGAGTACCTCTACGGCACCTTCGCGAACGCCTACGGCACGCAGGGCTGGCTCGACGAGCTCACGGCGCGCGCCGCAGACTGGACCGCCTCGTGTGTGAGCAAGACGGGCGAGCTGCTCGGTCACCTCGATGCCGCATCCGTCGCGCGCGATATGGACGTCATCCGCGCGCTCCTCGGCGACACGAAGCTGAACTACCTGGGCTACTCGTACGGCACCTACCTCGGCACCATGTACGCCGAGCTGTTCCCGAAGAAGGTGGGTCGGATGGTGCTCGACGGCGCCGTCGACCCGGCCGTCGGCGACCTCGAGAGCCTCGTGACGCAGATGGCGGGCTTCGACTCGGCGCTGCGCGCCTACATGGAGTGGTGCCTGCCGCAGTCGGACTGCCCGTTCCGCGGAGGGGTGGATGCGGCGCTCGCGACGGTGCGGCAGATGCTCGACACGGTGGATGCCCGCAAGCTCACCGCCTCCGATGGGCGCGTGCTCGACTCGGCGACAGTCGCGACGGCGATCATCTACACGCTGTACTCCGAGAGCTCGTGGCCCGAGCTCTCGACGCTCTTCACACAGCTGCGCAAGATGGATGCCGACACGGTGTTCCTCTTCGCCGACGCCTACAACGACCGCGACAGCCTGGGCGAATACAGCGGCAACTCGATGGAGATCTACACGAGTGTGATCTGCAACGAGGGCGACCTCGCGACGGATGGTGTGAGCACCCTCGACGGCATCGCGCAGATCGACGCGGCCGCGCCGATCCTCGGCCGGTACGCGGCGTACGACGATTACGCGGTGCTCGATGTGGTGTGCTCGAACTGGCCGTTCCCGGTCGCCGACCTCCCCACGACGTTCACCGCGGAGGGCGCTGCGCCCATCATGGTGATCGGCACGACGAATGACCCCGCCACCCCCTATGCCAACGCGGTCGCACTGGCGGAGCAGCTGTCGAGCGGCTTCCTCGTGACCTATGAGGGCGAGGGGCACACGATCTACGGCAACGGCGTCCGCTGCATCGACGACATCGTCGATGCGTACCTCATCTCGGGCACTGTGCCGTCGGGCGATCCACGGTGCTGA
- the ptsP gene encoding phosphoenolpyruvate--protein phosphotransferase: MLTGQGVSPGRAAAPAVHLVGRFSEPLATAHVAVEHRVLEVTRIAAAGERVAVRFRELAAAADAETSAILEASALMAIDPELRAAAEAGVRDDGRTAERAVWDAAAQFAALLESLGGMHAERAADVRDVRDRIVADLLGVDLPGVPRRAEPFVLVARDLAPADTVSLASSACVGIVTQFGGPTSHTAIIARALGLPAIVGMADIEAILDGEMVLIDGSTGAVDTSPSPEDVATAVHRAPTPYVGDAMTADGIRIPLLANIGGAVDARAAAEAGADGVGLFRTEFCFLDRQVAPDFDEQVAAYRSVLAAFPGQMVIARTLDAGSDKPLPFVDVAREQDEALGFRGLRVSRRDPALLDTQLAALAAAGEQESVDLRVMAPMVSTLEETRDFARRARAVGIRSVGITIETPAAAMTARELIAELDFVSIGTNDLTQYTMAADRHLGELSDLVDVWQPAVLRLIALIGEAGLASGKPVGVCGEAAADPALAPVLVGLGATELSMSARALGDVAAALAVVDGAACTRAARAAIAAPTAAEARAAAVAILTEAASA; encoded by the coding sequence GTGCTGACCGGGCAGGGCGTGAGCCCTGGGCGAGCGGCGGCGCCCGCCGTGCACCTCGTGGGCCGCTTCTCGGAGCCGCTCGCGACGGCGCACGTGGCCGTGGAGCACCGTGTGCTCGAGGTGACGCGGATCGCGGCGGCGGGCGAGCGGGTCGCGGTGCGGTTCCGCGAACTCGCGGCGGCCGCGGACGCGGAGACGTCGGCGATCCTCGAGGCGTCGGCGCTCATGGCCATCGACCCGGAGCTGCGTGCGGCGGCTGAGGCTGGCGTGCGAGACGACGGTCGCACTGCAGAGCGCGCCGTGTGGGATGCGGCGGCGCAGTTCGCCGCCCTGCTCGAGTCGCTCGGCGGGATGCACGCCGAACGGGCCGCGGATGTGCGGGATGTGCGCGACCGGATCGTGGCCGATCTGCTGGGCGTCGATCTGCCGGGCGTCCCCCGGCGGGCGGAGCCGTTCGTGCTGGTCGCTCGCGATCTCGCCCCCGCCGACACGGTGTCGCTCGCGTCGAGCGCGTGTGTCGGCATCGTGACGCAGTTCGGCGGCCCCACGTCGCACACCGCGATCATCGCGCGGGCCCTCGGGCTGCCCGCGATCGTGGGGATGGCCGACATCGAGGCGATCCTCGACGGCGAGATGGTGCTCATCGACGGCTCGACGGGTGCCGTCGACACCTCTCCGAGCCCCGAGGATGTGGCCACGGCGGTGCACCGCGCCCCGACGCCGTACGTGGGCGACGCGATGACGGCGGACGGCATCCGCATCCCCTTGCTCGCGAACATCGGGGGCGCGGTGGATGCGCGCGCCGCGGCGGAGGCGGGTGCGGATGGCGTGGGGCTGTTCCGCACCGAGTTCTGCTTCCTTGATCGTCAGGTCGCTCCCGACTTCGATGAGCAGGTCGCCGCGTATCGTTCGGTGCTCGCGGCGTTCCCCGGCCAGATGGTGATCGCCCGCACGTTGGACGCCGGATCCGACAAGCCGCTGCCGTTCGTCGATGTCGCCCGTGAGCAGGATGAGGCGCTCGGCTTCCGCGGGCTCCGGGTGTCCCGGCGAGATCCGGCCCTGCTCGACACGCAGCTCGCGGCGCTCGCCGCGGCCGGCGAGCAGGAGTCGGTGGATCTGCGTGTGATGGCGCCGATGGTGTCGACCCTCGAGGAGACGCGCGATTTCGCTCGGCGCGCCCGTGCGGTCGGCATCCGCAGTGTGGGGATCACGATCGAGACCCCCGCGGCGGCGATGACGGCGCGGGAGCTCATCGCCGAGCTGGATTTCGTGAGCATCGGCACGAACGATCTCACCCAGTACACGATGGCCGCCGATCGCCACCTCGGCGAGCTCTCGGACCTCGTGGATGTGTGGCAGCCGGCCGTGCTTCGCCTCATCGCGCTCATCGGGGAGGCGGGTCTCGCATCCGGCAAGCCGGTGGGTGTGTGCGGGGAAGCCGCCGCCGACCCCGCCCTCGCTCCCGTGCTGGTGGGACTCGGGGCGACGGAGCTGTCGATGAGCGCCCGCGCCCTCGGGGATGTCGCCGCAGCGCTCGCGGTGGTGGACGGTGCCGCGTGCACCCGCGCCGCACGCGCGGCGATCGCCGCCCCCACCGCAGCCGAGGCGCGCGCGGCCGCCGTCGCGATCCTCACGGAGGCCGCGTCCGCGTGA
- a CDS encoding DUF6350 family protein, protein MTRRLTLLFSAFEALLVVAIGVAIPLLPATILWAAHFGFAPDWAGFWRAAVDVWLIGHGVDVTFVLDEATAASIGAPAGTRVLVSIAALGFALLTLVLGVRAGGRIAETGHRALGELASLGVFAALSFLVTFSALHADARPSLWQGALLPTLVYGTGLLLGVLRAGAEQGPDANGSSLRDWIADWRPRTRASVGAALTAGAASVTLTLAVSAIAVTVLLFAGYAQMISLYETLHTEVLGGFVLTAGQLAFMPNVVVWAMSWFLGPGFALGEGSLVSPLGTAVGPLPAIPMLGALPAGGLDFGFAGLAVPVAAGFIAGALVRSRVLRQLGDASRALWFAIVAVAGGVFGGLLAGLLAAASAGAMGPGRFSAVGPDALAVGLAAAGLFALGIAIGLAAAVPSRVTARLTESASR, encoded by the coding sequence GTGACCCGCCGCCTCACTCTGCTGTTCTCTGCCTTCGAGGCGCTGCTGGTGGTCGCGATCGGCGTCGCCATTCCGCTGCTGCCGGCGACGATCCTGTGGGCCGCGCACTTCGGCTTCGCCCCCGACTGGGCGGGCTTCTGGCGCGCCGCGGTGGATGTGTGGCTCATCGGCCACGGCGTCGACGTGACCTTCGTGCTCGATGAGGCGACCGCCGCGTCGATCGGCGCTCCCGCCGGCACCCGCGTGCTCGTGTCGATCGCCGCCCTCGGCTTCGCGCTCCTGACGCTTGTGCTCGGTGTGCGCGCGGGCGGGCGGATCGCCGAGACGGGGCACCGCGCGCTCGGCGAGCTGGCGAGCCTCGGCGTGTTCGCGGCGCTCTCGTTCCTCGTCACCTTCTCCGCCCTCCACGCCGACGCGCGTCCGTCGCTCTGGCAGGGGGCCCTGCTGCCGACGCTCGTCTACGGCACGGGTCTGCTGCTGGGTGTGCTGCGCGCGGGAGCCGAGCAGGGCCCGGATGCGAACGGCAGCTCGCTGCGCGACTGGATCGCCGACTGGCGGCCGCGCACGCGCGCATCCGTCGGCGCCGCTCTCACGGCGGGGGCGGCATCCGTCACCCTCACCCTCGCGGTGAGCGCGATCGCGGTGACGGTCCTCCTGTTCGCGGGCTACGCGCAGATGATCAGCCTCTACGAGACCCTCCACACCGAAGTGCTGGGCGGCTTCGTGCTGACGGCGGGACAGCTCGCGTTCATGCCGAACGTGGTCGTGTGGGCGATGTCGTGGTTCCTCGGCCCCGGCTTCGCGCTCGGTGAGGGCTCGCTCGTGTCGCCGCTCGGCACAGCGGTCGGGCCGCTTCCCGCGATCCCGATGCTCGGCGCCCTTCCCGCGGGAGGGCTCGACTTCGGTTTCGCGGGGCTCGCGGTGCCGGTTGCGGCGGGGTTCATCGCGGGAGCGCTCGTGCGTTCGCGTGTGCTGCGTCAGCTCGGCGACGCCTCGCGGGCTCTCTGGTTCGCGATCGTCGCGGTCGCGGGCGGCGTCTTCGGCGGGCTCCTCGCGGGCCTGCTTGCGGCGGCCTCCGCGGGGGCGATGGGACCGGGTCGATTCAGCGCGGTGGGCCCGGATGCGCTCGCCGTGGGTCTCGCGGCGGCGGGGCTCTTCGCACTCGGCATCGCCATCGGGCTCGCCGCCGCGGTCCCGTCGCGCGTCACGGCTCGTCTCACCGAATCCGCCTCGCGATAA
- the purN gene encoding phosphoribosylglycinamide formyltransferase, whose product MLRLVVLISGGGSNLRALLDAAQSADFPARVVAVGADRQADGLAHAEHFGIPSFVVPFTSFDSREAWGDELLAQLREWEPDVVILSGLMRLVPPQVVEAFSPALINTHPAYLPEFPGAHAVRDALAAGAAQTGASVIIVDNGVDTGPILHQRRVPIEPGDTEATLHDRIKPVERELLVQTVLDIADGTIDLKEYAS is encoded by the coding sequence GTGCTGCGCCTCGTCGTCCTCATCTCCGGGGGCGGATCGAACCTCCGCGCCCTCCTCGATGCCGCTCAGTCGGCCGACTTCCCCGCCCGTGTCGTCGCGGTCGGCGCCGACCGTCAGGCTGACGGCCTCGCGCACGCCGAGCACTTCGGCATCCCGAGCTTCGTCGTGCCGTTCACCTCGTTCGACTCGCGCGAGGCGTGGGGCGACGAGCTGCTCGCCCAGCTGCGCGAGTGGGAGCCGGATGTGGTGATCCTGTCGGGTCTCATGCGTCTGGTTCCGCCGCAGGTCGTCGAGGCGTTCAGCCCCGCGCTCATCAACACCCACCCGGCCTACCTGCCCGAGTTCCCGGGGGCCCACGCGGTGCGCGATGCGCTCGCCGCGGGTGCCGCCCAGACGGGAGCGAGCGTCATCATCGTCGACAACGGTGTCGACACCGGACCGATCCTGCACCAGCGTCGTGTGCCGATCGAACCGGGCGACACCGAAGCCACCCTGCACGACCGCATCAAGCCTGTCGAACGCGAGCTGCTGGTGCAGACCGTGCTCGACATCGCAGACGGCACCATCGACCTCAAGGAGTACGCATCGTGA
- the purH gene encoding bifunctional phosphoribosylaminoimidazolecarboxamide formyltransferase/IMP cyclohydrolase, whose protein sequence is MSGHQIDPSLYRERDRVAIRRALIAVSDKTGLVELATALANAGVEIVSTGGTSKAIADAGLPVTQIGDLTGFPEHLDGRVRTLHPHVHSGLLADLRLESHEAELETFGIKPFELVVVNLYPFVETVASGASFDQAVEQIDIGGPAMVRASAKNHANVAVVVSPAKYGAIVEALADGGTTLAQRRELARDAFLHTAQYDAAVSQWFVEQVPGADWTIDVASAPASSEEVSSFAPQLDVHADLDATLRYGENAHQKAALYTHPGAAGIAQAIQHGGKEMSYNNYVDADAALRAAYDHETPTVAIIKHANPCGIATADDIATAHALAHACDPVSAFGGVIAANRVITKATAESIAPIFTEVIVAPGFEPEALEMLQAKKNLRLLELPAGYQPNVPGRVEMRQISGGLLVQEPDAHFADPATWTLATGDAADEQTLADLAFAWRAVRAVKSNGILLASGGASVGVGMGQVNRVDSCKLAIERAGERAAGSVAASDAFFPFADGPQILIDGGIRAIVQPGGSVRDAEVIEACEKAGVTLYLTGERHFFH, encoded by the coding sequence GTGAGCGGACATCAGATCGACCCCAGCCTCTACCGGGAACGCGACCGCGTCGCGATCCGCCGAGCCCTCATCGCCGTGAGCGACAAGACGGGGCTCGTCGAGCTCGCCACGGCGCTCGCGAACGCGGGCGTCGAGATCGTGTCGACGGGAGGCACGTCGAAGGCGATCGCGGATGCGGGTCTCCCCGTCACCCAGATCGGCGACCTGACCGGCTTCCCCGAGCACCTCGACGGGCGCGTGCGCACCCTGCACCCGCACGTGCACTCGGGCCTCCTCGCCGACCTGCGCCTCGAGAGCCACGAGGCGGAGCTCGAGACCTTCGGCATCAAGCCGTTCGAGCTCGTGGTCGTGAATCTCTACCCCTTCGTCGAGACGGTCGCCTCGGGCGCCTCGTTCGATCAGGCGGTCGAGCAGATCGACATCGGCGGCCCCGCGATGGTGCGCGCCTCGGCGAAGAACCACGCGAATGTCGCGGTCGTCGTCTCGCCTGCGAAGTACGGTGCGATCGTCGAGGCGCTCGCGGACGGCGGCACGACCCTCGCGCAGCGCCGCGAGCTCGCGCGCGACGCCTTCCTGCACACCGCCCAGTACGACGCCGCGGTGTCGCAGTGGTTCGTCGAGCAGGTTCCCGGCGCCGACTGGACGATCGACGTAGCCTCTGCCCCCGCATCCAGCGAAGAGGTGTCCAGCTTCGCCCCGCAGCTCGACGTGCACGCCGACCTCGACGCGACCCTCCGCTACGGCGAGAACGCGCACCAGAAGGCGGCCCTCTACACGCACCCCGGCGCGGCCGGCATCGCCCAGGCGATCCAGCACGGCGGCAAGGAGATGTCCTACAACAACTACGTCGATGCGGATGCCGCGCTGCGCGCCGCGTACGACCACGAGACGCCCACGGTCGCGATCATCAAGCACGCGAACCCGTGCGGCATCGCGACGGCCGATGACATCGCGACCGCCCACGCGCTCGCGCACGCATGCGACCCCGTCTCGGCGTTCGGTGGTGTGATCGCCGCGAACCGCGTCATCACGAAGGCGACGGCCGAGTCGATCGCGCCCATCTTCACCGAGGTCATCGTGGCGCCCGGGTTCGAGCCGGAGGCGCTCGAGATGCTGCAGGCGAAGAAGAACCTGCGTCTGCTCGAGCTGCCCGCCGGGTACCAGCCGAACGTGCCCGGTCGCGTCGAGATGCGCCAGATCTCCGGGGGACTGCTCGTGCAGGAGCCCGACGCGCACTTCGCCGACCCGGCCACGTGGACTCTCGCCACGGGCGATGCCGCCGACGAGCAGACGCTCGCCGACCTCGCCTTCGCGTGGCGCGCGGTGCGCGCCGTGAAGTCGAACGGCATCCTGCTCGCCTCGGGCGGTGCCTCGGTGGGTGTCGGCATGGGCCAGGTGAACCGCGTCGACTCGTGCAAGCTCGCCATCGAGCGCGCGGGGGAGCGCGCGGCCGGTTCGGTCGCCGCATCCGACGCCTTCTTCCCGTTCGCGGATGGACCGCAGATCCTCATCGACGGCGGCATCCGAGCGATCGTGCAGCCGGGAGGCTCCGTGCGCGACGCCGAGGTCATCGAGGCGTGCGAGAAGGCCGGCGTCACCCTCTACCTCACCGGAGAGCGCCACTTCTTCCACTGA